In Penaeus chinensis breed Huanghai No. 1 chromosome 40, ASM1920278v2, whole genome shotgun sequence, one genomic interval encodes:
- the LOC125047322 gene encoding uncharacterized protein LOC125047322 isoform X1, whose protein sequence is MHAAPEPDNARGLPTSARSRGHPSAQLFAKLKHQHLRFPGNCPNNSSFARCSRRALCCTQTSPPDGRAASPRREICRLASLAAAGLKMPVYKGQLAREEGEGKGDQILHVFDYGGDEAEERKGTYRKQLIAQESGIYVGRRTVGSNPGLREKLAEGMEFQAHVVKCPGGSYDYILKAWDVGRVAPPEEHYPKEDEEMAAVVIDRSGDYLTVACGPNVAFTTKKSFLTAGVDPDDLSLPFSRLKVRLSKSDTRPAEIPLAAWEARPTQVSKQEQRQEVKE, encoded by the exons ATGCACGCGGCGCCGGAGCCTGACAATGCACGCGGCCTTCCCACATCCGCAAGGAGCCGTGGGCATCCCTCCGCCCAACTGTTCGCTAAACTTAAACATCAGCATCTTCGTTTCCCCGGAAATTGCCCAAACAACTCTTCATTTGCAAGGTGCAGTAGGCGGGCCCTTTGTTGCACGCAGACCAGCCCCCCGGACGGACGGGCTGCCTCGCCGCGGCGGGAGATCTGCCGCCTCGCGTCCCTGGCGGCTGCAG GTCTAAAGATGCCCGTGTACAAGGGACAgctggcgagggaggaaggggaaggcaaaggggacCAGATCCTTCACGTCTTTGACTACGGCGGGGACGAAGCAGAGGAAAG GAAAGGCACGTACCGGAAGCAGCTGATAGCGCAGGAATCGGGGATCTACGTGGGGCGTCGGACCGTCGGAAGCAACCCAGGACTCCGCGAGAAACTGGCAGAGGGCATGGAGTTCCAGGCCCACGTCGTCAAGTGCCCCGGCGGGTCGTACGATTACATTCTCAAGGCCTGGGATGTGGGAAGG GTGGCGCCCCCGGAGGAACATTAcccgaaggaggacgaggagatggCGGCCGTCGTCATAGACAGGAGCGGGGATTACCTGACGGTTGCTTGCGGTCCCAATGTTGCTTTCACGACCAAAAAATCCTTTCTGACTGCAG GAGTGGACCCTGACGACCTGTCGCTGCCCTTCTCTCGACTGAAAGTTCGACTGTCCAAATCCGACACGAGGCCTGCGGAGATTCCCCTGGCAGCGTGGGAAGCCCGGCCAACACAG
- the LOC125047322 gene encoding uncharacterized protein LOC125047322 isoform X2, giving the protein MPVYKGQLAREEGEGKGDQILHVFDYGGDEAEERKGTYRKQLIAQESGIYVGRRTVGSNPGLREKLAEGMEFQAHVVKCPGGSYDYILKAWDVGRVAPPEEHYPKEDEEMAAVVIDRSGDYLTVACGPNVAFTTKKSFLTAGVDPDDLSLPFSRLKVRLSKSDTRPAEIPLAAWEARPTQVSKQEQRQEVKE; this is encoded by the exons ATGCCCGTGTACAAGGGACAgctggcgagggaggaaggggaaggcaaaggggacCAGATCCTTCACGTCTTTGACTACGGCGGGGACGAAGCAGAGGAAAG GAAAGGCACGTACCGGAAGCAGCTGATAGCGCAGGAATCGGGGATCTACGTGGGGCGTCGGACCGTCGGAAGCAACCCAGGACTCCGCGAGAAACTGGCAGAGGGCATGGAGTTCCAGGCCCACGTCGTCAAGTGCCCCGGCGGGTCGTACGATTACATTCTCAAGGCCTGGGATGTGGGAAGG GTGGCGCCCCCGGAGGAACATTAcccgaaggaggacgaggagatggCGGCCGTCGTCATAGACAGGAGCGGGGATTACCTGACGGTTGCTTGCGGTCCCAATGTTGCTTTCACGACCAAAAAATCCTTTCTGACTGCAG GAGTGGACCCTGACGACCTGTCGCTGCCCTTCTCTCGACTGAAAGTTCGACTGTCCAAATCCGACACGAGGCCTGCGGAGATTCCCCTGGCAGCGTGGGAAGCCCGGCCAACACAG